ACGCTTTAAACCCTTATTCAGTCCTGAGAGGCCATTGATACTTCCCTCGTATAACTGGGTATCTTACAAGAAAAGTGTGATTGGGGAAATCGCTCAATTTAGCGGAAAAACTTAGTAACAATAAATCTCATAGCCTTTTGACCTCGCTTGATATATGGCAAATTTCCGCAGTAAGGATGAGACGCTCACGATGCAATATAAAACTTTCTAAAAACTTCATAGGCGTTCAGATAGCTGAGAAATTCGAAATAGAATTCTAAAGGCCATGACCATGACACCAGCACGAACAGACCCAGCTTCTCAAGACACTACTGCGTCGGATTTTGAGTCATTCTTTCATCTTTCGCTAGATATGCTTTGCATTACAGACTTTGATGGCTACTTCAAGCAATTAAACCCTATATGGGAAGAAATTCTGGGTTTTACCCAAGCTGAACTTCTAAACACCTTGTTTATAGATCTGATTCATCCTGACGATCGCATAGCCACGTTTGAGGAATTTCAAAAATTATTAAACCATACTAGAAGCATTGGATTCGAGACTCGTTACCGCTGCAGTGACGGTTCTTATCGATGGCTCAGATGGAATGCAACCCCTTGTCCAAAGAAAAAACAGATCTACTGCATTGCTCGTGATATAACCGCAGACAGGCAAACCGAAAGCGAGCTTCACCTAGCCCTGAAGTCTTTGACCAAGTTAAAGCTTGCGCTAGATCAGGCCGCGATAGTGGCAGTAACAGATCAAAATG
This window of the Acaryochloris thomasi RCC1774 genome carries:
- a CDS encoding PAS domain-containing protein, producing the protein MTPARTDPASQDTTASDFESFFHLSLDMLCITDFDGYFKQLNPIWEEILGFTQAELLNTLFIDLIHPDDRIATFEEFQKLLNHTRSIGFETRYRCSDGSYRWLRWNATPCPKKKQIYCIARDITADRQTESELHLALKSLTKLKLALDQAAIVAVTDQNGKIISVNDHFCELSQYSREELLGKTHRVINADYHDQVFFQEMWSTIRQGHVWNRVVLS